Proteins co-encoded in one Clostridia bacterium genomic window:
- a CDS encoding glycine betaine/L-proline ABC transporter ATP-binding protein yields the protein MAGKIQVKNLTKIFGSKSKLALNRLKKGWTKEQILKRTGQTVGVNNVSFSVQEGEIFVIMGLSGSGKSTLIRCLNLLNKPTSGEIIVDGQNIVKYNKRQLREFRQKKMAMVFQNFGLFTHRTVLNNVEYGLEIRNIEKEERKKIAFDALADVGLKGWEDKMPGELSGGMQQRVGLARALANDPDILLMDEPFSALDPLIRREMQLELLDIQSKMQKTIIFITHDINEAFKLGDRVAVMKDGKIVQIGTPEDILDNPSNEYIEDFVRNIDRTKIIQAKNVMKKPNALVSLKDGVKVAIKEMEANHISSVFVVGKNRALEGIVTIDDCVKAVKEGNSSLKDILRNDYFTTNEDVYIQDLIEKATETKYPIVVIDDDNKLLGIIVRTSILSGLIQKGA from the coding sequence ATTTGGGTCAAAATCCAAATTAGCGTTGAATAGACTGAAAAAAGGCTGGACAAAAGAGCAGATATTAAAAAGGACTGGACAGACAGTGGGGGTGAACAATGTTTCATTTTCAGTGCAAGAAGGTGAAATATTCGTAATAATGGGGTTATCCGGCAGCGGCAAATCAACATTGATAAGATGTTTAAACCTCTTAAACAAGCCCACATCAGGTGAAATAATAGTTGATGGACAAAATATTGTGAAGTATAATAAAAGACAGTTAAGAGAATTCAGGCAGAAAAAGATGGCCATGGTATTTCAAAACTTTGGACTTTTTACCCATAGGACTGTCTTAAACAATGTTGAATATGGATTAGAAATAAGAAACATAGAGAAAGAAGAAAGGAAGAAGATTGCCTTTGATGCCCTTGCAGATGTAGGCCTTAAAGGCTGGGAAGATAAGATGCCTGGGGAATTGAGCGGTGGTATGCAGCAGAGAGTAGGGTTGGCTAGAGCCCTTGCAAATGATCCGGACATATTATTGATGGATGAACCCTTTAGTGCCCTAGACCCCCTTATAAGAAGGGAGATGCAATTGGAGCTTTTAGATATACAATCCAAGATGCAAAAGACTATAATATTCATTACCCATGATATAAATGAAGCATTCAAGCTAGGGGATAGGGTAGCTGTTATGAAAGATGGCAAGATAGTGCAGATAGGGACCCCTGAAGATATTCTGGATAATCCTTCTAATGAATATATAGAGGACTTTGTAAGGAATATAGACCGAACAAAGATTATACAGGCAAAAAACGTTATGAAAAAGCCTAATGCATTAGTTTCCTTGAAAGATGGTGTGAAGGTTGCTATAAAGGAAATGGAAGCAAATCATATATCCAGTGTATTTGTAGTGGGCAAGAATAGAGCTCTAGAAGGCATTGTGACCATAGATGATTGTGTTAAGGCTGTAAAAGAAGGCAACTCTTCACTTAAAGATATTCTTAGGAACGATTATTTTACTACCAATGAAGATGTATATATACAGGACCTTATAGAAAAGGCTACAGAAACCAAATATCCCATAGTAGTTATTGACGATGATAACAAATTATTGGGGATAATAGTTCGCACATCTATTCTCTCGGGATTGATTCAAAAGGGCGCATAA
- a CDS encoding transcription repressor NadR: protein MNSKQRREGIIETLSNSSLPIAGNQLAEKFNVSRQVIVQDIAILRAKGYEIIATPQGYLIFSENSPQSFSRIIASNHDRSGIEDELTTVVSYGGKVVNVIIEHEVYGELSGMIMVSSLVEVKKFVNDIKTKDAKPLSALTDGVHLHKIEADSPKTLDSIEAALKQKGYLL from the coding sequence ATGAACTCGAAACAGAGAAGGGAAGGTATAATAGAGACACTTTCTAACAGCAGTTTACCAATAGCTGGCAATCAACTTGCAGAGAAATTTAACGTCAGCCGACAGGTAATAGTGCAGGATATTGCAATATTGAGAGCAAAGGGGTATGAAATTATAGCTACCCCTCAAGGGTATTTGATTTTTTCTGAAAACAGCCCACAAAGTTTTTCAAGAATAATTGCATCAAATCATGATCGGTCGGGGATAGAAGATGAGCTTACTACTGTAGTAAGCTATGGCGGCAAGGTAGTAAATGTGATTATAGAACATGAGGTATATGGAGAGCTGAGCGGAATGATAATGGTTTCTTCACTAGTTGAAGTAAAAAAATTTGTAAATGATATAAAAACAAAGGATGCAAAGCCCCTTTCTGCTTTGACTGATGGAGTACACCTGCATAAAATAGAAGCTGATAGCCCAAAAACATTGGATTCAATAGAGGCGGCATTGAAGCAAAAAGGATATCTATTATAA
- a CDS encoding PTS sugar transporter subunit IIC: MNSKKTSDFLKKKNIEFSFKRYGIDALGAMALGLFASLIIGLILKQFGELLKISFLVELYDVAQTMMGPAIGVAIAFGLKSPPLVIFSSTITGAAGAQLGGPVGAFIAAVIGAEFGKLVAGETKVDIVIVPAVTIVMGALAAKFVGPGVAYFMEQFGELINKATYLKPIPMGIAVSVLMGLALTAPISSAAIAIMLGISGLAGGAATVGCCAQMIGFAAASYKENGIGGFIAQGLGTSMLQIPNIMKKPIIWLPPTITSAIVGPLATTIFKMENIPAGAGMGTSGLVGQFGSWEAMKDTIGISEFLFKTGLLHFVLPAVLTIVISELMRKAGWIKDGDMKLEL, from the coding sequence ATGAATAGTAAAAAGACAAGTGATTTTCTTAAAAAGAAAAATATAGAATTTTCTTTTAAGCGTTATGGCATTGATGCCTTAGGGGCTATGGCATTAGGATTGTTTGCATCTCTAATCATAGGACTTATATTAAAACAATTTGGGGAACTGCTTAAGATAAGCTTTCTTGTCGAATTATATGATGTCGCCCAGACAATGATGGGACCTGCAATAGGCGTTGCTATAGCTTTCGGTCTAAAATCGCCCCCTTTGGTTATTTTTTCATCCACCATTACAGGTGCAGCTGGGGCTCAATTGGGTGGCCCGGTAGGTGCTTTTATAGCAGCTGTAATAGGCGCAGAGTTTGGCAAGCTGGTTGCCGGGGAGACCAAGGTAGATATTGTTATAGTTCCTGCGGTGACTATAGTCATGGGAGCGCTGGCTGCAAAGTTTGTGGGACCTGGTGTGGCATATTTCATGGAACAGTTCGGGGAACTGATAAACAAGGCAACATATTTAAAGCCAATACCTATGGGAATAGCAGTTTCAGTGCTAATGGGACTGGCCCTCACGGCGCCTATAAGCAGCGCAGCTATTGCTATAATGTTGGGCATAAGTGGACTTGCTGGAGGAGCAGCTACCGTGGGATGTTGTGCACAGATGATAGGGTTTGCAGCTGCTAGCTATAAGGAAAACGGGATAGGGGGTTTTATAGCCCAGGGGTTAGGAACTTCTATGCTGCAGATTCCAAATATAATGAAAAAACCTATAATATGGCTTCCGCCTACAATAACCAGCGCCATAGTAGGACCTCTTGCCACTACAATCTTTAAAATGGAGAACATTCCTGCAGGAGCAGGCATGGGTACCAGTGGACTTGTAGGTCAGTTTGGCAGTTGGGAGGCCATGAAGGATACAATAGGAATATCTGAATTTTTATTTAAAACCGGACTTTTACACTTTGTTTTGCCAGCAGTATTGACTATTGTGATTTCAGAACTTATGAGAAAAGCAGGATGGATAAAAGATGGGGATATGAAATTAGAATTATAG